The Chloracidobacterium sp. genome contains the following window.
TCTGCGGCGAAAATAGATAGGTCTTGTGGGTGAGAACGACCACGTAGATTGCCCCGACCTCAACATCGTCGAATTGAAAATAGCCTAGAGCATTTGTCCTGGAGACTCGGACGATGCCGCCGCCATCGGTCAAGTACAGTTGCACAAGGGAAATACCGGCCTGATCCGAATTAACGATTCGGCCTTTTACGATGACCATTGCTGCCGACGGGGCGAGGTCTGATTGCCAGAATCCGCTACGGACCGAAAATGTATTTCCGGTTGGGTTTGTACCGACCGCCGATTGACCCGTCGTGCTTGTGACCGTATAAAGGCCGCCATCCGCCTTTCCCCCGCCGGACGAAATGACCGATTTTTCGATCCCAAACGTGCCGCCCGTCTGAGCCGAACCCGACAGTGTAACCATTGCGATCCAGATCAAAAATAATATTGCTTTTGTCGTGATCATATTTGTGCCTATTGAAATCGGATTACTGTTCCGTTCAGAACGACGTTGTTTCCGCTGCTGTTATCAATCTTGTCGCTCGCGGCGTAAATGTATGTCCCGTCAAATACGAGTGCGGTGACTGTTCCCTGAGTTGGCACT
Protein-coding sequences here:
- a CDS encoding OB-fold nucleic acid binding domain-containing protein, which gives rise to MITTKAILFLIWIAMVTLSGSAQTGGTFGIEKSVISSGGGKADGGLYTVTSTTGQSAVGTNPTGNTFSVRSGFWQSDLAPSAAMVIVKGRIVNSDQAGISLVQLYLTDGGGIVRVSRTNALGYFQFDDVEVGAIYVVVLTHKTYLFSPQIVAVMGDGIDLIFSPQSQ